GGAAAAAATATGATTGGTGCGTTTTATCAGCCAATGGCAGTGATTTATGATACACAAATTTTGCAGTCATTGAGTAATAAAGAAATATTATCGGGCATGGCTGAAGTGATTAAACACTCAATGATTTCCAATGAACAATGGCTTAAAGAGCTTATGTCGCTCAATTCTATTACTCAATTAGATTCAACTATATTAGCAGAGCAGTTAAAAAAAGGGATTGAAGTTAAAGCAAGTATTGTTGCTCAGGATGAAACAGAACAATCTGTTCGCAAATTTTTAAACTTTGGGCATACATATGGTCATGCAATTGAAGCAGCAGCAGGATATGGTGGTATTGCTCATGGTGAGGCTGTAATGATTGGAATTGTGTATGCTTTACTGCTAAGTGAACGATATGGCAAAATTCACCGTGAATTTACAAAAGAGTTTTTGAAGTTTGCTTATAGTAATGGTTATCCATTTGCAGAAGTGAGCAATTATTCATTTGAAAAACTAGAGATGTTTTTACTAAAAGATAAAAAAGTAGAGTATGGTACACTAAATTTCGTTTTATTAGAGGATATTGGAAAGCCATACGTACAAAAAGTAGAATTATCGGAATGTAGAGAAATAGATCACCAGTATCGTAACCTAATTATGGAGGTATGCAAATGATTCGTGGGATAAGAGGTGCAACAACAGTTGAAGCAAATCAGCCAGATGAAATTTTAAGTGAAACTGCAAAATTAGTACTGGAAATAGCAAAAGAAAACACACTACAACCAGAAGATATCATTTCAGTACTTATTTCTACGACACCTGATATTAATACTGCTTTCCCAGCTAAAGCAGTTCGAACTTTAGAGGGTTGGCAGTACGTACCAACGATGTGTATGCATGAAATGAATGTTCCAGGTGCACTACCTCTCTGTATACGTGTTTTGATGCACGTAAATACAGACGTCAAACAAAAAGAAGTTCGACATGTTTATTTGAATGGTGCAGTCGTTTTAAGACCAGATTTAGTTAAATAGATTTGATAGGGAGACGTTTAATATGAAATGGAAACAACAGATCAATGGTATGAAGGCTTATCAGCCAGGAAAACCAATTGAAGAAGTAAAAAAAGAATATGGCTTAGATGAGGTTGTGAAACTAGCATCGAACGAAAATCCATATGGTTTTTCTCCAAGGATAAAAGCCTTTTTACAAAACGATCATACAAACCATGCAATTTATCCTGATGGCTATGCACAAAACTTACGTACATCTGTTGCCAATCATTTAGGTGTAAAGGAAACACAACTTATGTTTGGGAATGGTTCAGATGATTTAATTGCGATTGTGACTCGTGCATTACTATATCCTGGTGTAAATACAGTAATGGCACATCCTTCATTTTCTCAATATAGCCACAATGCTGAAATAGAAGGTGCTGAAGTTCGTAAAGTACCCCTAAAGGATGGAGTCCATGATTTAAATTCAATGCTTGAAGCAATTGATGATAATACATCTGTTGTTTGGGTATGTAATCCAAATAATCCAACAGGTACTATCGTTTCTGATGGAGAATTAGATAATTTCATTAAGAACGTTCCTTCAGACGTATTAATCGTTTTAGATGAGGCGTATTACGAGTACGTGCAGTCCTCAAAATTTAAAAATACATTACATTATGTTAATGAATATCCTAATGTGATCATTATGAGAACATTCTCTAAAGCATATGGACTTGCTTCATTCCGTGTAGGTTATGCGATTGCACAAGAGGATACAATTGCGAAATTAGATCCAGTCCGTGCACCATTCAATAATACGATTTTAAGTCATAAGGTTGCGATGATTGCTTTAACTGATCAAGAATTTTTACAACAATGTTTAGAAAAAAATGAAGCTGGTAAAAAACAATTTGTCGAGTTTTGTGAAAAACATAAGTTGCACTATTATCCTTCTGAAACAAATTTCATTTTATTTGAAGTAAAAGCTGATAGTGATGTCGTTTTCAAAGAAATGATGAAGCGTGGATTTATCATTCGAAGTGGCAATGCCCTTTCATCACCTGGTTATATCCGTGTCACTATCGGAACTCAACAACAAAATGCTAAATTCCTAAATTTACTTGAAGAAGTTTTAAAAGAACAAGGAGTATTTGCATGACACGAAATGTATTCGTCATAGGTTTAGGTTTAATTGGAGGATCGATTGCACTTTCCTGTCAAAAAGCTCCTGAAACTAAAGTGTTTGGCTATGACGTCCAAGAAAAGACAAGAGAATTAGCAGCGGCATTAAATATAGTTCATGAAGTTGTTGAGGATGTTGAGCATGCGGCTAGTATGGCAGATGTGATCATTTTCGGAACGCCCGTAAATGCAACATTATATTGGATGGATGAATTGAAAAATTGGAAGTTAAAACCAAATGTAATTATCACAGATACTGGAAGCACGAAAAGTCTAATCATGGAAAAAGCTGTAGAACTTAGAGAAAAGGGTATTACCTTTATCGGCGGACACCCGATGGCAGGTTCTCATAAAAGTGGCGTCTCCGCAGCAAAGCAATATTTGTTTGAAAATGCTTATTACATCCTAACACCTTTTGACGATGAGGATGGAAATCAAATTATCAAACTTGAACAACTATTAAAGTTTACACTTGCAAAAATTGTTAAAGTTGATGCTCGTGAACATGATCATATGACAGCCGTTGTAAGTCATTTTCCACATATTGTTGCAGCATCTCTTGTTCATCAACTTAACTTTGAGAAGGAAAAATATCCTATGACATCCTTACTTGCAGCTGGAGGATTTCGGGATATTACACGTATTGCATCATCCAATCCATCGATCTGGAGAGATATTACACTCCAAAATCGTAATGAGTTAATTCATCAACTTGATGCTTGGCAAAATGAAATGAATCGTGTTAAATCCTTACTGCTAAGTAACGATGATCAATCGATTGAACAATATTTTGAAATTGCGAAAAATGTTCGAGATCAACTGCCGATTACAACTGGAGTATTTTATACAACCTACGATCTATATATTGATATACCAGACTATCCAGGGATAATTTCACAGGTAACAGGGTATTTAGCTGAAGAACGTATTAGTATAACAAATATACGAGTTATTGAAGCACGTGAAGATATATTCGGGATTTTAGTGATTAGCTTCCAAACGAATGATGATCGAGAAAAAGCGATGAATTGCTTGGAAAGACGTACAAAATTTGAAATGTATATATCTTAAAATTTATGCTTATAGCAAAGCTTGAAAGGAGTAATCTCCCAAATGACAAAATCGCAAGTGCTACATTACAATAAACCATCTTTAAAGGGTTCTATTACTGTCCCAGGCGACAAATCCATTTCTCATCGATCAGTTATGTTTGGTGCTATTGCAGAGGGAAAAACAACAGTTAGTGGTTTTTTACTTGGAGAGGATTGCTTAAGCACAATTGATTGTTTTCGTAAACTAGGTGTTGAAATTAAAATTGATGATACAAATGTTACGATAAATAGTGCAGGAATAGATGCGTGGGAAGAACCAAAAGAGGTATTATATACGGGGAATTCAGGTACGACAACAAGATTAATGCTTGGTATTTTATCTGGGACAAACCTACATACAGTCATGACAGGCGATTCTTCAATTGGAAAGCGTCCAATGCGGCGTGTAGCAGACCCTTTACGATTAATGGGAGCACAAATTTCTGGACGGGAAAATGGACAATATACACCTTTAGCGATTCAAGGAACACAATTAAAAGCGATCGACTATACAATGCCAGTAGCAAGTGCCCAAGTAAAGTCGGCTATACTATTAGCCGGGCTTCGAGCAGAAGGAATTACAATTGTTCGTGAAAAAGAAGTATCTCGTGATCATACTGAACGTATGTTAAAGCAATTTGGTGGAAATATTCAGGTCGACAATGGGGTCATCTCCTTAGAAGGTGGTCAAAAATTGACAGGTACTCATGTTTCAGTTCCTGGAGATATTTCATCTGCCGCATTCTTTTTAGTTGCTGGAGCTATCGTTCCTAATAGTGAAATTACAATGCATAACGTTGGGGTAAATCCTACACGTGCAGGTATTATTGAAGTGTTAAAGGAGATGGGAGCAGATTTAACCATCAAGATTGAGGATGAAAATGCAGCTGAACCAACTGCAACATTAACAGTCAAAACATCTTCCTTAAAAGCAACTACAATTGAAGGCGATATTATTCCTCGATTAATCGATGAAATACCAATACTAGCTTTATTAGCTACACAAGCAGAAGGCACAACGGTTATTCGCAATGCTGAAGAACTAAAAGTGAAAGAAACTGACCGTATAGTGGCTGTTGTAGATGAACTGAAAAAATTAGGAGCGAAAATTGAAGCAACTGATGATGGGATGATAATCCATGGACCTTCAAAATTAACTGGTGCAAGTTTAAAATCTTACGGAGATCATCGTATTGGCATGATGGGTGCAATTGGTGCACTTATTACCGAATCACCAGTTGAAATTGATGATGTTGATTGCATTGCAGTATCTTATCCAACATTTTTTCTTCATTTAGAAAACTTAATAAACGAATAAAAGGTCAAAACTCTCCATGTTCATAGGAGGGTTTTTTCTTGTTTCGTTTCTTCATCTCATGTAGCATAATGATTGATGTAGGAAAGAGAAAAGGTGAAAAAATTGACTAAAATAGTAAATGAAATGTTAGATGCAATTCAAAACGGAAACCTAAAGCAGGTGGATGCATATATAGAACAATTACTGTTAAATGAAACACCAGAGCAACAATACGAGATTGCGAATTTGTTTATGCAATATGGTTACATGAACGAAGCAAAAAAAGTGTTAGAACATTTGCAGTTTTTATTCCCTGATGAGGCTCAAATTGCTATTGATAAAGCATCAGTATTAATTGAATTAGGCGAAGAGGATGAAGCATTAGAATTATTAATGGGGGTATCATCAGACTCCCCTGAATATCCACAAAGTCTACTATTATTAGCCGATTATTATCAAATGCAAGGGCTATATGAGGTTGCAGAAAAACAAATTAATGAAGCGATTGGTTTATTACCAAATGAACCATTACTCCTTTTTGCTAAAGCAGAGCTATTATTTGAAACAGGTAGATTCTCAGAAGCAACGCGTATTTATGAGGAGCTTCATGAAAATGATAAAACAATCGGTGGAGTTTTAATAGCTGAAAGGTTAGCTGAGGTTTATAGAGCAGGTGGTGCTTATGAGACGTCATTAGAGTACTACATGGAAGCACTTGAAGAAAAAATGACACCTGATTTATTGTTTGGATCAGGCTATGCAGCATTTCAATCAGAAAAATATGAACTTGCTACAAATCAACTAGAAGATTTAAAAGAGTTAGATCCTGACTATTTTAGTGCATATCTTTTATTAGCAGAAAGCTATGCCATGATCGAAAATAATAAAAAAGCGTATCAAGTTATTCAAGAAGGCATCCAGCGTGACGAATTTGAAAAATCATTCTATTTATTTGCCGGAAAAATGGCATTGAAAAACGGATTACTTGAAGAGGCGATTGAGCATTTGCAACAAGCAATTGCACTCGATCCAGAATACATGGAAGCAATTGTTGTCATCATGTCGATTTATGCAAATGAAGAACGCATTCAAGAAATAATAGATTTATATGAAGAAATGGAACGTAATCAATTTAGTTTTAGCGCAATCCTACCATATGTTGCTGAAGCATATGCAAAAGATGAGCAGTATGAACGTGCATACGAAATTTATAAAGTAGCATATAATGATTTTAAAGAAGAGCCGTCGTTTTTGGAAAAATATTGTTATTTCTTGATAGAAGAGGGCAAAAGAAATGAAGCTCGAGAAGTAGTGGAGTTATTAATTGCACTTGAACCATCAGAACAACAATGGATTGAATTGCTCGACACTCTTGAATAAAGGGAGGGATAGGTTGTGACTTCTTCCGTTCCACTGGTTGATAAAAAAGCATTCGTTAGGTGGTTTTTAAAAAATTATCAGTTAAAGCGAAGAGAATGCG
Above is a genomic segment from Lysinibacillus sp. PLM2 containing:
- the aroB gene encoding 3-dehydroquinate synthase, coding for MRIPVKAASHEYDVMIGYGILNEAMKSIQPMIAKVDQCIVFTDENVWAAQGEYFKEQFPYKFDVFIMPAGESCKSFENYFSAQSFLLEKKCTRKSLLFAFGGGAVGDLSGFVAATYMRGIPFIQVPTTILAHDSAVGGKTAINHPQGKNMIGAFYQPMAVIYDTQILQSLSNKEILSGMAEVIKHSMISNEQWLKELMSLNSITQLDSTILAEQLKKGIEVKASIVAQDETEQSVRKFLNFGHTYGHAIEAAAGYGGIAHGEAVMIGIVYALLLSERYGKIHREFTKEFLKFAYSNGYPFAEVSNYSFEKLEMFLLKDKKVEYGTLNFVLLEDIGKPYVQKVELSECREIDHQYRNLIMEVCK
- the aroH gene encoding chorismate mutase AroH — encoded protein: MIRGIRGATTVEANQPDEILSETAKLVLEIAKENTLQPEDIISVLISTTPDINTAFPAKAVRTLEGWQYVPTMCMHEMNVPGALPLCIRVLMHVNTDVKQKEVRHVYLNGAVVLRPDLVK
- the hisC gene encoding histidinol-phosphate aminotransferase; protein product: MKWKQQINGMKAYQPGKPIEEVKKEYGLDEVVKLASNENPYGFSPRIKAFLQNDHTNHAIYPDGYAQNLRTSVANHLGVKETQLMFGNGSDDLIAIVTRALLYPGVNTVMAHPSFSQYSHNAEIEGAEVRKVPLKDGVHDLNSMLEAIDDNTSVVWVCNPNNPTGTIVSDGELDNFIKNVPSDVLIVLDEAYYEYVQSSKFKNTLHYVNEYPNVIIMRTFSKAYGLASFRVGYAIAQEDTIAKLDPVRAPFNNTILSHKVAMIALTDQEFLQQCLEKNEAGKKQFVEFCEKHKLHYYPSETNFILFEVKADSDVVFKEMMKRGFIIRSGNALSSPGYIRVTIGTQQQNAKFLNLLEEVLKEQGVFA
- the tyrA gene encoding prephenate dehydrogenase translates to MTRNVFVIGLGLIGGSIALSCQKAPETKVFGYDVQEKTRELAAALNIVHEVVEDVEHAASMADVIIFGTPVNATLYWMDELKNWKLKPNVIITDTGSTKSLIMEKAVELREKGITFIGGHPMAGSHKSGVSAAKQYLFENAYYILTPFDDEDGNQIIKLEQLLKFTLAKIVKVDAREHDHMTAVVSHFPHIVAASLVHQLNFEKEKYPMTSLLAAGGFRDITRIASSNPSIWRDITLQNRNELIHQLDAWQNEMNRVKSLLLSNDDQSIEQYFEIAKNVRDQLPITTGVFYTTYDLYIDIPDYPGIISQVTGYLAEERISITNIRVIEAREDIFGILVISFQTNDDREKAMNCLERRTKFEMYIS
- the aroA_1 gene encoding 3-phosphoshikimate 1-carboxyvinyltransferase, translated to MTKSQVLHYNKPSLKGSITVPGDKSISHRSVMFGAIAEGKTTVSGFLLGEDCLSTIDCFRKLGVEIKIDDTNVTINSAGIDAWEEPKEVLYTGNSGTTTRLMLGILSGTNLHTVMTGDSSIGKRPMRRVADPLRLMGAQISGRENGQYTPLAIQGTQLKAIDYTMPVASAQVKSAILLAGLRAEGITIVREKEVSRDHTERMLKQFGGNIQVDNGVISLEGGQKLTGTHVSVPGDISSAAFFLVAGAIVPNSEITMHNVGVNPTRAGIIEVLKEMGADLTIKIEDENAAEPTATLTVKTSSLKATTIEGDIIPRLIDEIPILALLATQAEGTTVIRNAEELKVKETDRIVAVVDELKKLGAKIEATDDGMIIHGPSKLTGASLKSYGDHRIGMMGAIGALITESPVEIDDVDCIAVSYPTFFLHLENLINE